The Armatimonas rosea genome includes a window with the following:
- a CDS encoding DUF1559 domain-containing protein — protein MQRRAFTLIELLVVIAIIAILAAILFPVFAQAREKARATTCLSNLKQQGLGAMMYAQDYDETIMPFWYVDVPYTGQPFSQRTTYYLLIQPYIKNWQIFKCPSAPVQNIVIRDTSTTAGTRTLDVSYAYSSIRDQNQNFRVAGSYLGASEWVGTGAAGQGEGKFGVSLASIALPADTILITDAKNLDLWAENIADYWPLTCPVTTNNPAGECWNNNTNMVMTRRHNEGFNICFTDGHAKFQKKSLRRQWTRAED, from the coding sequence ATGCAACGCAGAGCATTTACCCTTATTGAGCTTCTTGTTGTGATCGCGATCATTGCGATTCTTGCCGCTATCCTCTTTCCTGTCTTTGCCCAGGCCCGTGAGAAGGCCCGCGCAACCACCTGTCTCTCCAATCTGAAGCAGCAGGGGCTTGGAGCGATGATGTATGCCCAGGACTACGACGAGACAATCATGCCGTTCTGGTATGTGGATGTCCCCTACACCGGTCAGCCCTTCTCACAGCGCACTACCTACTATCTCTTGATCCAGCCCTACATTAAAAACTGGCAGATCTTTAAGTGCCCCAGCGCACCCGTACAAAATATCGTCATCCGAGACACGAGTACCACGGCGGGGACGCGCACGCTCGATGTTTCCTACGCCTACAGCTCGATCCGTGACCAGAACCAGAACTTCCGTGTTGCGGGCTCGTATCTGGGCGCATCGGAGTGGGTGGGCACCGGTGCCGCGGGGCAAGGGGAGGGCAAGTTTGGTGTCTCGCTAGCCTCCATCGCCCTGCCAGCGGACACGATTCTGATCACCGATGCGAAGAACCTCGATCTCTGGGCGGAGAATATCGCCGATTACTGGCCGCTGACCTGTCCGGTTACCACGAACAACCCGGCCGGCGAGTGCTGGAACAACAACACCAACATGGTCATGACACGCCGCCACAACGAGGGCTTCAATATCTGCTTCACGGATGGCCACGCGAAGTTTCAGAAAAAATCACTGCGCCGTCAGTGGACACGCGCTGAGGATTAA